A region of the Pempheris klunzingeri isolate RE-2024b chromosome 21, fPemKlu1.hap1, whole genome shotgun sequence genome:
TAGTGATGTTCCATACCACCGATTTCCTTTCCGATCCGACACTGAGTAAAATTCAGGCTGGTATCGGCGACACCGACACCGACACCTATATTTTATGCGACTACACCTAATATgtcttttaaatctaaaaaaagaagtgtatttCAAATCATAGCTTCCTTAAGAATATAAGGCAgagtcatttgtttgtttttttattcattttaaactcTGAAGTATATTGAGGTAGCGGCCTCATTTACAATATAGCCGAGTTaatacaacaatagaaaaaccaAAGGGAGGACACAATCatacaaaatatgtgaaaatggtgtttctgtgaaacaaagaaaatgagtacaattataaaaacattcaaataaattcTTCTTTAATTATTAAGAACCACTATAAAGATGCAAACTTGCGTCTTAATTCACGTTACATGGACATGTTAACATGTAAATAGTGAACATGTGAATAACACAGCAtccaacactgacactgttgtTCCTCATTCACAGGTTCTTGTTCAGGAACAACTCACACACTGGGACTACGCATGACGCACTTACCCAGGCGGAAGAAAAAGTAGTTCCCACCAACCGCGTGTCATTTAGACAGGATCTCAGTAGTTTACTTACTTTTCACCGTGTTCCTGTTAAGGATATACATTACCTCAAATGACTGAAGTATCAAAAGTATCGATATTTTGATTTGAGAATCGATTTTAGAGCATAAAGATCCGGTATCGGAGGTGTCGATATTTCAGGATCGATCCGCACTCAGCAGAGGAGCAACTGTAGGAACTTTGTTACTTCATATGATGTCAAATATCAGGGAAGTTTATTTCTTGTATTATTTCTTGTCTGCAAGGTAAAACTGCGAAGTATCATTCCATCTTTCAAGTGTTAAAGTGTAGGTGTAGCTTTAGTGCAGCCTGTATCTCAGTGTTagaagctaatgttagcatccAGCTTTTGAACATTGTCCTGCCACTGTTGGGGTGTATCAACGACAGGTGGGTTTTTGTGGCAGTTAATATTTTCTTATTCCGTTTGTGTTTCCGTTATTTATCAGGGCTCCAGACTGCGAGCAAAAATAAGACCTTTTTTGAGTGTACGAGGTCGAATTTCAAGTTGTTGCGTTGGTGCCATTGAAGGACGATCTTTCAGCTGTTTAGTTTCCGCTTTAACCAGCACGTGCAGCTACTGTGTGAGCTATAGTGGTTGAATGTAGAAGTGTTCTTTCTTCCGTggctctgtcagtctgtccctGCCTGGTGTGTGTTCCTCAGCAGAGTCAGAGGGCTGACTCAGACTCACCTGATGATCAGAGCGCAGGTGCAGCAGGAGCACACTGAGCCGGTGAGCTAGCCAATTACATGGCTAACGCAGGAGTATGGCTACagaattaatgaattattgatCACAGTCGAGATTTTAGATGACTACGTGTTTACTGTTCTGTCTCGACTTACTCCATCTTGTCTAAAGATCGAACAGGATTTCAATCTGATGTTTGGTGATGCAGTCTCTGCCAAGTTTCTGGAGAAGTGGCCTACTGTCTACAAGCAGAAAGTCCTTGAACAGAGTCATGGCCTCACACAGACGGGCGAGCTTCAACACCTGGTTCAAAATGCTGAATCTACAACAGAAGTGGAGAATGGTATGCTGGAGGGATATAATGATTAATATACTATGTGCTTCTGAAACTTGGAGTGGTCCATTTAGAGGTACAACACCACCTTGATAACCACGGTGctaccttttgtttttcttcaaagaaCTGTACAATGACTGTCAGCCGTCTGTAAAGACTTGTTTACCATTTATTTTCCTGTACTTTCAGGTCGGGGCAGTGACATGTCATCCCTTCTGATCCTTATCCACCTTCTGCCACCATCACCTCATGGCCGCAAGAGACCAAAGCTCTCGGCTGGACGAGCCAGTGACCAGCTTGTGAAGTTCATCGAGGCAAGATTAGCTTCCAGCTAAACGAGGATttctatttttgaaataaaGGTCAAATGATGTCAAGATGATTCTCTGAAATTGTACTCAAACTGTCTGTTCATAATTTCCAATGTATACTATTGGACATCAATTCATTTTATTAGCTGACTAATGAAGTTTGTGTGTAACAGACGGGCATCAGCATCCAGGGGCATCTGGACAGCATCACGGAAAGCCTTCAACCCTATCTGCTTGCTGTGGGCACCAAGAGGAGTGTGATTCACAAGTGCTTCATTGTGATTGACAAACATGCCATACCTTGTAAGTCACTAGACTGGCTTTCCTGTTTTGATGAGCTTTTTAAAGCTCATTTTGTCTTTGGTGCCTCGTACAGCCACGACCCGGTAAACATGTGCAACTTCTTGCAGACCACCATTTATGAAATAGATGTTGGTAACACAAAGGTGAATCCTAGGGTTGCAGAGCCGAGGGCTCGGATGCTGCATTGagatggactgtgtgtgttttatttttgttatctgCATATTTCAAGAATAAAAGGTGCTTGTTAAGGTACGGTGGCTGATTTATTGACTGAGCTTACGGATCATCATTCATTGTATCATTGTGATTCAGTGAAAAGCAAATCTACAGTAAGTGAAATACACCTGTGTTGAATGAAATACGTCTCTGTAATGAATGAATACGTTTCTATATTGAATGGAATCCATCTCTAAACTGAATGAAATACATCTCTACATGAGTAACTTTTAATTCTATAGAGAGTAAAATGGGTGtagagttgtttttatttaataccATGTAGAGTGAACCGTCATCACGTGGAGTAAAATATTAACActaaatagaattaaattaactCTAAAAAATCTACTCTGCTCTcagtattttttattctgtttagaCTGGGACCAGTAACATTTTCTTAAATTTGAGGAAAATATACTCTACAAATGTTCCTGTGTACATGTTTATGGAAGGAACACATTTATCAGTGAACGAgtgcaacagcaaacattttggagatattttcaaactatttttCACAGTCGGCATCCAGCAGGGGCCCCTGGTGGGACCTCACTCACGGCTTGAAGCTGTGCACACAGTGAAAGCTGTATTTAGGAGGCTCCATCCCAGAATCCAGCCTCCAGCAAGCCCCAGAGTTATTATCTAGCAGGGGGGTAAACCCCTCCCTCCATGGACCCTGCTGACATGGTGACTCTGTGGAGCCACTCAAATAACTGCCCACAGCAAagtttcatgcccctggtagtccttcAGACACTACAGGGCCCCCGGTAGTCCTTCAGACACTACAGGGCCCCCGGTAGTCCTTCAGACACTACAGGGCCCCCCGGTAGTCCTTCAGACACTACAGGGCCCCCCGGTAGTCCTTCAGACACTACAGGGCCCCccggtagtccttctgacactacagGGCCCCCGGTAGTCCTTCAGACACTACAGGGCCCCCGGTAGTCCTTCAGACACTACAGGGCCCCccggtagtccttctgacactacagGGCCCCCGGTAGTCCTTCAGACACTACAGGGCCCCccggtagtccttctgacactacagGGCCCCCGGTAGTCCTTCAGACACTACAGGGCCCCCCGGTAGTCCTTCAGACACTACAGGGCCCCCGGTAGTCCTTCAGACACTACAGGGCCCCccggtagtccttctgacactacagGGCCCCCGGTAGTCCTTCAGACACTACAGGGCCCCccggtagtccttctgacactacagGGCCCCCCGGTAGTCCTTCAGACACTACGGGCCCCCAGTATTACTTCAGACACTACAGGGCCCCCCGGTAGTCCTTCAGACACTACAGGGCCCCCCGGTAGTCCTTCAGACACTACAGGGCCCCCCGGTAGTCCTTCAGACACTACGGGCCCCCGGTATTACTTCAGACACTACAGGGCCCCCCGGTAGTCCTTCAGACACTACAGGGCCCCCCGGTAGTCCTTCAGACACTACGGGCCCCCGGTATTACTTCAGACTTGTGATGGGTTCGGCAACACGCCGATGCGTCTGCGCATGTGTAGAGCTCATAGAGCGAAACCACATGTCGGTGCGCGTATCGCTTCCAGAAAAAGTCACGTGACCAATACAGATGCTGTTTCGTCTGTCACTAAGGCGCCAAACTGTGTTTATAAGGAAGCGCATCTGTCAACGGGACGCATCTCTTCCGGCTTCCCTACAGTTTTTATGCACACCAGCTTCATCAGTGCCTTGCGAGCCGCTGTTCTCCAAAGCTGGAGAACTTGCCTCCAAGAAACGGAATCGATTGAAAGCCAAGACActggaaaaactgttttttttagaataaagatttgtaaaaaaaaaaaaaaaagaaaaaccctccCTGCCTCAAAGACAAGTACATAAGTAACATTACATTCACAAcactttcactttgattttcacCTTATGACACGTTCACATTATTTATTGACTGTACATTTTAAAGATATCAAAGATATTTTACACTTAGAttaagatataaaataatacaatatgtGTGTATACTAGGTCATTTAATCagtttgtcagtggagtctctCAACTAGGTTGCCTGCAATAATGTTTACGATCCAGCAGGTGTCCGTATTGAGTAATACAGTGACACAGTATCAATACAGTTTGGGTGATGAGCCGCAACGCTTCACGAGGCCTCATCTACCATCACTACTGTCCACAAAccagctgcagagagctgctgttctTCACCTGTGGAGTTGATTAAAACAGCTGCTCCCAATGAATCAGGATCATTAGGATGCTTTAGGACAGCTTGGACTATTTGGATTTTCCCATCgactgtgacagtttgcaaagggTATGAATAACTGTGGACGTGCCACtctttgttcaaatgtaaataaaagctgagaaatatttttccCCACAATGATCCCTCTTGTACATCGTCTTATtatcttctgggagacgcctgtgtcatttccaatcaagaaaaaaacttgctggttgaataaaagtaacttcTTTCTTATATAGTTTGACAGTTTCACACCAAAAACATCAGTCCTAATATTAAACACTGAGCTAATGGTTTCATGAAAACCAGTAAAACCTACGTTGCATGTTGGATTCTAGTTTAGTTAAATAAGTAGCTATGAGAACACTAAATAACTATTAAGTTCACTGATTTTTACATCTACAGTCTACAATGACCAACAGCAGAAGGTTTGTGAAGTGGCAATACGTTTATTTgtgaatatacattttatacaagGCTAAACCTGCTATACACTTACATGGCACAGTTAATAAAACATACTCTACACACAATACAATAGAAAAATCATCTTTACCTCTATGTATTATCTATCAGGTCATATCAGAAGTAGAGCCCTCATCAGTCATGAGTTGAGACAcgacaaaaataaacagattaCCTTCAtgctgctaacgttagctgccAGGATACTAACTGATGTGAGTATGAGGTTTTGTCTAACTTTCAAACGCTGCAAAGACGTCCACTCGTTTCGTAGAGAGACGTCACCGAgtgtacaacaacaacagttacAGCCACTGCAGCTACTGGCTTCCAACTTTGGGTTTGATGATCACGTGGGTGTAGGTGACCTCATCTTCCTCGTCGTCCTCCATGTCGTTATCCTGCACCAAGCTACTCcgagctcctcctcctgtattCGTCTCACTCGTGTTTCCCGCCTCATCTTTTCTACTCACGCCCGACATGTTGATACAATTATCTGCAGCCCAGGCGGCTCCTCCCGGTTTAACCCTGACGTAATCTGTTTTTTCTGGCCCGACAGAGGACTTTGGGCAACCAGACAGGTCCTCAAACTGGGGAGCGAGGTGGAAAGAAGTAAGGACACAGAGTCACTGAGCAGGAATAACAAACAAGTTAATAACAGGACATGTGAATATTGAAAGGGCTAATCAGAGCACCTGTGGTGAGCTGCTATGAACAGACTATGAACAGTATGTAGTGCAGACATTGGATTTCAACagataatttacttttttttaatgacattttgtgaaTATTTGTCATACATTCaattaatatttttctgttttattctatgaatatttgatataaaattaatgcttatgtaaatgttttgttattatatatagttgtatataccttattatatattatagtaCTTTCTTGTTGTGTGAGGGAACAAAAGACAAGAATTTCACTGCCCGGTACTTCATGTAATGTGACAAActcttgattgattgattgatgtttttacacattttaccaATATATTTCCAACATCCAAACTTTCAGACAATACTCATACTTTTTGGATACTCACTTTTTGGATACTttttcacacattaaaaaatattgtctgacattttaccatctttttctgtcattttacaATTTACTAATATTTCTTAGATATTTTTTGCACAGTTCCACATTTTATCAGACATCAGATCAGACATTTTCCCTAATATATTTAGgacattttatgaatatttttcagCTATTTTGACTCGTGGTTCAATTCACTTGCATTTcttcaaacatttaaagaaaaaaaaaaaaaactggcattTTCCACTTACTATTTCTTCTTCTAGctaatatttttatgattttatatattacaaatgactactttttcacattttaataaaaaactgCAACATTTTGAGGATCACTAAGAGAAAGATTGtgagtaaatgaaaataatgcattcccttaaatgatttatttcttaCCTCATCTTCTGAGCTACTTGAGGTCTCCTTGTCATCCCCTATAAACATTGAGAGCAACATTTAACCATCTATGGCTGAGTTCCTGTCAAACTGTTTTACATCAGtcacacatcagtgtttttacacAGCCTCTTAGAACCAAGGAATTATCAGAgctggtgataattctctgtgggttcccCTACAGCTGACTTGTACAGCTTTGATATTTACTCAACCAAAGAAAGTTTGCTACATTGGTAAACAGATAAATCATTCATACCTTCACCTTGTTCACCTGCTGGGGGCACCTGATGACGGTGATGATGACTGTAATAGTCAGCGACTGAGTTAGCGTACATGTTTGCATGGATGTCAACTTCTGATAGTGGTGTACTCCTTGTAAACAACCTTTCTCTGACGCTTTGACCTAAGACATAAAATTGTAGTTGCTTCTTATCAAGTTacagcaaaaatacaaaaaaaaaaaaaacagcatgcacATCTCTACCCATGCACAGTATTATTATGACTCACACTTATGATTCACAGAAACAGCTTCCATGGTACTCTGCGTACATGCTGTCAGTATATGTGGTCATATTTCCTATTAAACCCACTGACACAGTGGACAGTCCTGAATAACATGGGCACCGTTTCTGCAAAGTAATGTTGCACTTGTGTTTAAaagcaacaattaaaaaaatataatttaccaCCACCAAtatggaggcagaaatctcagagacacATCTCAAAATCTGGAAATGAATCATTAGAAGTGGCCTATTATTCAAAATGAATACTAGTTTCTATATGTGTGTTGGCTGCTACTTACCCTTGCATCTGACTGTAACAGACAAAATGATGATCAGGACGACTACGCTGACCAGCACTATTATGATGCCCACACTGTGTTCTGTGCCACTGTTGGATCTAGAAAACAGGAATATTTACTCACAGGAAGCGTCAAAGTCACACTGACTgcaacacatttctgaaaaccAAGAAAATGCTACAGATACCAAATTATTAGCtaataaataacacaacctTGGAGGTGAGTGTTGTGGAGGTATGGGCTTCATGGGTCCAGGAGGAGTGGGGTCTGTAAGATGGAGATAGTAAAATGTTACTATACAAGTGGGTATGTTGCTAACCAGCCaatattttggcattttatgTTATATGAAATATAGACGTCCAATTACAACATTTAGTAGCAGTGCAGGAAGTAGTGTGACTTGTGCACCAAGGGAGGAAGTAAGGAAGTGGCGTGACTCGCActaacatttgtcattttatcaaGTGATACACAGACCTTTGCATAGCCTTAACCATGTTGTAGCTACAATGAATAGATAAAAAGcaagaattaaataaaaagagaaaagcactaaaaaggtaaaacaaaaaaaagaaaaaagacttcGATTTGGGGGTTACACTGAATTGTCCATATTTCAGCCCAGCAAA
Encoded here:
- the LOC139221292 gene encoding uncharacterized protein, whose amino-acid sequence is MIRAQVQQEHTEPIEQDFNLMFGDAVSAKFLEKWPTVYKQKVLEQSHGLTQTGELQHLVQNAESTTEVENGRGSDMSSLLILIHLLPPSPHGRKRPKLSAGRASDQLVKFIETGISIQGHLDSITESLQPYLLAVGTKRSVIHKCFIVIDKHAIPCKSLDWLSCFDELFKAHFVFGASYSHDPVNMCNFLQTTIYEIDVGNTKVNPRVAEPRARMLH
- the LOC139221475 gene encoding uncharacterized protein isoform X1, which produces MEHSFVKTKIVKVKAYIMLNLICYKSEGYDWEPATSYRGGRNDNLYYDYAHWCRVIRSQCLKEHVKENVNSVILEICVTPDHNGARYRCASSWRTTDVQIVVIDPTPPGPMKPIPPQHSPPRSNSGTEHSVGIIIVLVSVVVLIIILSVTVRCKGQSVRERLFTRSTPLSEVDIHANMYANSVADYYSHHHRHQVPPAGEQGEGDDKETSSSSEDEFEDLSGCPKSSVGPEKTDYVRVKPGGAAWAADNCINMSGVSRKDEAGNTSETNTGGGARSSLVQDNDMEDDEEDEVTYTHVIIKPKVGSQ
- the LOC139221475 gene encoding uncharacterized protein isoform X2; the protein is MKPIPPQHSPPRSNSGTEHSVGIIIVLVSVVVLIIILSVTVRCKGQSVRERLFTRSTPLSEVDIHANMYANSVADYYSHHHRHQVPPAGEQGEGDDKETSSSSEDEFEDLSGCPKSSVGPEKTDYVRVKPGGAAWAADNCINMSGVSRKDEAGNTSETNTGGGARSSLVQDNDMEDDEEDEVTYTHVIIKPKVGSQ